One stretch of Chthoniobacterales bacterium DNA includes these proteins:
- a CDS encoding ATP-dependent Clp protease ATP-binding subunit encodes MNNFTPRAQQVLALARKEADRFNHNYVGTEHLLLGLIKLGQGVAVNVLQKMGLDLETVRMEVEKQVGSGPETKMVGNIPYTPRVKKVLALAGKEAKALNHSYVGTEHILLGLLREGEGVAARVLKSLEVDIERTRNEILKELDPNFTPAEADQEGGEPSSGKKDVKTPALRAFGRDLTELAKKGELDPVIGRHNEIERVIQVLCRRTKNNPVLLGEAGVGKTAIAEGLAQEIASGNVPELLRDKKVVTLDLALMVAGTKYRGQFEERIKAVMDEIRRSKNVILFIDELHTIVGAGSAEGAMDASNIIKPALSRGELQCVGATTLNEYRKYIEKDAALERRFQTVKVDAPTIDETILILKGLRPKYEQHHKAKLTDEALETAVKLSERYITGRFLPDKAIDVMDEAGARARINAMTRPPDVKEIEKEIEEIRVEKEAAIKAQDFEKAAALRDKEKQAKEKLDSILAKWREEREEKEVLVTADDMMHIISKVTGVPLQRMEQKETQKLLAMEAELKQRVIGQDEAVTAISKALRRSRADLKDPKRPIGSFVFLGPTGVGKTFLARTLAEFMFGDADALIQIDMSEYMEKFTASRLIGSPPGYVGYEEGGQLSEAVRRRPYSVVLFDEVEKAHPDVMHLLLQILEDGKVTDSLGRKIDFRNTIIIMTSNAGADLIRRQTTMGFGAPKDTQDYETMREKILEETKRVFKPEFLNRLDEIIVFRTLGKPDLLKIVDLEVDKVKRRLKLKEIEIVLDEAAHEFVINKGYDPTYGARPMRRAVERYLEDPLAEELLKGAVKAGDIVEVSVAGDDKLGFHVAEPHGSAAASAS; translated from the coding sequence ATGAATAATTTCACGCCGCGAGCCCAGCAGGTTCTGGCTCTCGCTCGAAAAGAAGCCGACCGCTTCAACCACAACTACGTCGGGACCGAGCATTTGTTGCTCGGCCTGATCAAGCTTGGCCAGGGCGTTGCCGTCAACGTTCTCCAGAAGATGGGTCTCGATCTCGAAACCGTGCGGATGGAGGTCGAGAAGCAGGTGGGTTCCGGGCCGGAGACCAAGATGGTCGGGAACATTCCCTACACGCCGCGAGTGAAGAAAGTTCTCGCGCTGGCCGGGAAGGAAGCGAAAGCGCTCAACCATTCCTATGTGGGGACCGAACACATTTTGCTCGGTCTCTTGCGGGAAGGCGAAGGCGTTGCCGCGCGGGTCCTCAAGAGCCTCGAAGTCGATATCGAGCGGACCCGAAACGAAATTCTCAAGGAACTCGATCCCAACTTTACCCCGGCGGAAGCCGACCAGGAAGGGGGCGAACCCTCTTCCGGGAAGAAGGACGTCAAGACGCCGGCCCTCCGCGCGTTCGGTCGCGACCTGACTGAGCTGGCCAAGAAAGGCGAGCTCGATCCGGTGATTGGCCGGCACAACGAAATCGAGCGCGTCATTCAAGTGCTCTGCCGGCGGACGAAGAACAATCCCGTGCTGCTCGGGGAAGCGGGGGTGGGCAAGACTGCGATAGCGGAGGGCCTCGCTCAGGAAATCGCGAGCGGCAACGTCCCGGAATTATTGCGGGATAAGAAAGTGGTCACTCTGGACCTCGCGCTGATGGTGGCCGGGACGAAGTACCGCGGCCAGTTCGAAGAGCGGATCAAAGCGGTGATGGACGAGATTCGCCGGTCCAAGAATGTCATCCTCTTCATCGACGAGCTGCACACGATCGTCGGTGCGGGCTCGGCCGAAGGGGCCATGGACGCCTCGAATATTATCAAGCCGGCCCTGAGCCGCGGTGAGCTGCAATGTGTCGGGGCGACCACCCTGAACGAATATCGCAAGTACATCGAAAAAGACGCGGCCCTCGAGCGGCGCTTCCAGACCGTGAAAGTGGATGCTCCGACCATCGACGAGACAATTCTCATCCTGAAGGGGTTGCGGCCGAAGTACGAACAGCATCACAAGGCCAAGCTGACGGATGAGGCCCTGGAGACAGCGGTAAAACTTTCCGAGCGTTACATCACCGGCCGATTTTTGCCGGACAAGGCCATTGACGTCATGGACGAAGCTGGCGCGCGCGCCCGGATCAACGCCATGACCAGGCCGCCCGACGTAAAGGAGATCGAAAAGGAGATCGAAGAGATCCGCGTCGAAAAGGAAGCGGCGATCAAAGCCCAGGATTTCGAAAAGGCGGCCGCGCTGCGGGACAAGGAAAAGCAGGCCAAGGAGAAGCTCGACAGCATTTTGGCGAAGTGGCGCGAAGAACGGGAAGAGAAGGAAGTGCTCGTGACCGCCGACGACATGATGCACATCATTTCGAAGGTGACCGGCGTTCCGCTCCAGCGAATGGAGCAGAAGGAAACGCAGAAGCTGCTCGCGATGGAAGCGGAATTGAAGCAGCGCGTCATTGGCCAGGACGAAGCGGTGACCGCGATCAGCAAGGCCCTGCGACGGTCGCGGGCGGATTTGAAGGACCCGAAGCGCCCGATCGGCTCGTTTGTCTTCCTCGGCCCGACCGGTGTCGGCAAGACGTTCCTGGCGCGCACGCTCGCGGAATTCATGTTTGGGGACGCCGACGCGCTCATCCAGATCGACATGTCGGAGTACATGGAAAAGTTCACGGCCTCGCGCCTGATTGGTTCGCCGCCGGGATATGTCGGTTATGAGGAAGGTGGCCAGCTTTCCGAAGCGGTCCGCCGCCGGCCCTATTCCGTGGTCCTTTTCGACGAAGTCGAGAAGGCGCACCCGGACGTGATGCATCTCCTGCTCCAGATCCTGGAAGATGGCAAAGTGACCGACTCGTTGGGCCGGAAGATCGATTTCCGGAACACGATCATCATCATGACCTCGAATGCGGGGGCCGATCTGATTCGGCGCCAGACCACCATGGGATTCGGAGCGCCCAAGGATACGCAGGATTACGAAACGATGCGGGAGAAGATTCTCGAGGAGACCAAGCGGGTCTTTAAGCCGGAGTTTCTGAACCGGCTCGATGAGATCATTGTCTTCCGCACCCTGGGCAAACCGGACCTGCTCAAGATCGTGGACCTCGAGGTCGACAAGGTAAAACGCCGGCTAAAGCTGAAGGAGATCGAAATCGTTCTCGACGAAGCGGCGCACGAGTTTGTCATCAACAAGGGATACGATCCGACCTACGGGGCGCGCCCCATGCGCCGAGCCGTCGAGCGTTACCTGGAAGATCCGCTCGCCGAAGAGCTGCTCAAGGGAGCGGTGAAAGCCGGCGATATCGTGGAAGTTTCAGTGGCGGGCGACGACAAACTCGGATTTCACGTGGCCGAGCCGCACGGGAGTGCGGCGGCTAGCGCAAGTTGA
- the xerA gene encoding site-specific tyrosine recombinase/integron integrase, translating to MAARNSRDPLAEEFFRYLEVERNASSRTLIAYRQALQGFRAQRNGSWRNYRADDFRDYLFELMKKGQARSYIRLQFSAFRTFYRFLVERKNLASDPVRQLQLPKAEKKLPLVLTQKQIDELLTAPLRIEKHRTAPKWMPLRDVAIMELFYSSGLRLGELASLNVADLDVYTESVRVLGKGRKERVCPVGAPALEAVSRYRAAANVQSGPLFINKLRRRISSRSIWLILKRYLRHTSIPVAVSPHKLRHSFATHLLDSGADLRSVQALLGHASLSTTQIYTHVTVERLKKAYSDAHPRA from the coding sequence GTGGCGGCGCGCAACTCCCGGGATCCACTCGCCGAGGAGTTTTTTCGCTACCTCGAGGTAGAGCGAAACGCTTCGAGCCGCACGCTGATCGCCTATCGCCAGGCGCTCCAGGGGTTTCGCGCCCAGCGAAATGGGTCGTGGCGCAACTACCGGGCGGATGATTTTCGCGATTATCTGTTCGAGCTGATGAAGAAAGGCCAGGCGCGTTCTTATATTCGCCTCCAATTCTCCGCCTTTCGCACCTTCTACCGTTTCCTCGTCGAACGAAAAAATCTGGCGAGCGACCCTGTCCGGCAGCTGCAACTGCCGAAGGCTGAAAAGAAGTTGCCACTGGTCCTGACGCAAAAGCAGATCGACGAATTGTTGACCGCTCCCTTGCGGATCGAGAAACACCGGACCGCCCCAAAATGGATGCCGCTGCGTGACGTCGCGATTATGGAATTGTTCTACAGCAGCGGCTTGCGCCTTGGGGAATTGGCTTCGTTAAATGTGGCGGACCTGGACGTTTACACGGAATCGGTCCGTGTCCTGGGAAAAGGCCGCAAGGAACGGGTTTGCCCCGTTGGCGCGCCGGCCTTGGAGGCGGTTTCGCGCTACCGGGCTGCGGCCAACGTTCAGAGCGGACCGCTGTTCATCAACAAACTGCGCCGCCGGATTTCGTCGCGCTCCATCTGGCTGATTCTCAAGCGCTATCTGCGGCACACCTCGATCCCGGTCGCCGTAAGCCCGCACAAACTGCGGCACAGTTTCGCCACGCATCTGCTCGATAGCGGCGCGGATCTGCGGAGCGTGCAGGCGCTACTCGGCCATGCGAGCTTGTCGACGACGCAGATTTATACGCATGTCACCGTGGAGCGGTTGAAGAAAGCGTACTCTGACGCGCATCCTCGAGCGTGA
- a CDS encoding ABC transporter permease, which translates to MFARASTALGTSIVSFFVYVGEIVVLAAETIASIFVHKVRWRLFMHQIVEIGLRSQLVVMITGAFTGAVFAAQTFFQFNKLGMGSAVGAVVSVSVCRELGPVLSALMVTGRVGASMSAEIGTMKVTEQIDALRALAVHPIDYLVVPRALAMMLSMPLLVAECIGIGIAAGYFVAIYLLGVNGTYYVANMVRWTQMRDIVMGLTKAFCFALLIVFISCHKGLTSREGAVGVGRATTEAVVNASLAVLIFNFFLTMGLNIIFPAGYQ; encoded by the coding sequence ATGTTCGCTCGCGCTTCCACCGCCCTCGGCACCTCGATTGTTTCGTTCTTCGTTTACGTGGGCGAGATCGTCGTTTTGGCGGCTGAGACCATTGCCTCGATCTTCGTTCACAAGGTTCGGTGGCGGCTGTTCATGCACCAAATTGTCGAGATTGGATTGCGCTCGCAGCTGGTGGTCATGATCACCGGCGCTTTCACGGGAGCGGTCTTCGCAGCCCAGACCTTTTTTCAATTTAACAAGCTCGGCATGGGCTCCGCGGTTGGCGCTGTGGTTTCCGTTTCGGTTTGCCGTGAACTCGGTCCGGTGCTTTCGGCCCTGATGGTAACCGGCCGCGTCGGGGCCTCGATGTCGGCCGAAATTGGGACCATGAAGGTTACGGAACAGATCGACGCCTTGCGCGCGCTTGCCGTGCATCCGATCGACTACCTGGTCGTGCCGCGAGCTCTGGCCATGATGCTCTCGATGCCGCTCCTGGTCGCGGAATGCATCGGGATCGGAATTGCCGCCGGATATTTCGTGGCGATCTACCTGTTAGGCGTGAACGGGACCTATTACGTCGCGAACATGGTCCGCTGGACCCAAATGCGCGACATCGTCATGGGTCTGACCAAGGCGTTTTGTTTCGCGCTCCTCATCGTTTTTATCAGCTGCCACAAAGGCCTGACGAGCCGCGAAGGCGCCGTCGGTGTCGGTCGGGCGACAACGGAAGCAGTCGTGAACGCCTCTCTCGCGGTCCTGATTTTCAATTTTTTCCTGACCATGGGCCTCAACATCATTTTCCCGGCCGGGTATCAGTAG
- a CDS encoding ABC transporter ATP-binding protein: MIDVRGLMKRIGRQEILRGIDLTVAKGETLVIIGRSGGGKSVLLKHLIGLMQPDAGEIWIEGQNIIGLSERKLAPIRTKIGILFQGGALFDSMTVEENIAFPLREAGERNPKIIGEKVREILEVIELEGEQKKMPVNLSGGMKKRVGLARSIIRRPSCILYDEPTAGLDPVVSDSINHLIRRLQKRFQVTSIVVTHDMKSAFHIADHIAYLHEGRIYFYGTPQELDNSQDPLIQDFLLGRSER; encoded by the coding sequence ATGATTGACGTGCGCGGGTTGATGAAGCGCATCGGGCGCCAGGAGATATTGCGCGGCATCGACCTGACCGTCGCCAAGGGAGAGACGCTCGTGATCATCGGGCGCAGCGGCGGCGGGAAGAGCGTGCTCTTGAAACACCTGATCGGATTGATGCAGCCCGATGCCGGCGAGATTTGGATCGAGGGGCAAAATATTATCGGGCTCAGCGAACGAAAGCTGGCCCCGATCCGAACCAAGATCGGCATCCTCTTCCAGGGCGGCGCGCTCTTCGATTCGATGACGGTGGAAGAGAATATCGCTTTCCCGCTGCGCGAAGCAGGTGAGCGCAATCCGAAGATTATCGGCGAGAAGGTTCGCGAGATTCTCGAGGTCATCGAGCTGGAGGGTGAACAAAAGAAAATGCCGGTGAACTTGAGCGGCGGAATGAAGAAGCGAGTAGGCCTGGCGCGCTCCATTATTCGCCGGCCCTCCTGTATCCTTTACGACGAACCAACCGCCGGCCTCGATCCGGTCGTGTCGGACAGCATTAATCATTTGATTCGCCGCCTTCAGAAGCGCTTCCAGGTCACCAGCATTGTGGTCACGCATGACATGAAGAGCGCGTTTCACATCGCGGATCACATCGCCTATCTGCATGAAGGCCGGATTTATTTTTATGGCACGCCTCAGGAGCTGGATAATTCCCAGGACCCGCTAATCCAGGATTTCTTGCTCGGCCGCTCCGAGCGATAG
- a CDS encoding MlaD family protein has translation MATGQSEKTLELKVGAFVLAGLAVLAALVIQFGRVGEGFKTYYGLTVEFPDASGLLKSSDVLLAGAKIGRVSGGPRLLQSGQGVAVPLRIFDYVKIPVGSRFTVGSSGLLGDRFVSVTMPAGTPTEFIGKDTVVEGTRETGLDDLTREGGFLVNDLRTAVQNVNATITRLNDQALSPENMENLKVSIEHLKATTTALAASSQKIDGVIEKAGGTMESAKKAADDVQVAIADARKTIQAATQVFQQATNGKGMLATLMNDQGLAKDLRALVSNLRAHGVLFYRDSAAKDEARTAVEREQNPPRKPAKR, from the coding sequence ATGGCAACCGGTCAAAGCGAGAAGACATTGGAACTGAAAGTAGGCGCGTTTGTTCTCGCGGGCCTGGCGGTGCTGGCGGCGCTCGTCATTCAATTTGGCCGGGTCGGCGAAGGCTTCAAAACCTACTACGGGCTCACGGTGGAATTCCCGGACGCGAGCGGTCTCCTGAAAAGCTCCGACGTTTTGCTGGCAGGCGCCAAGATCGGGCGCGTTTCGGGCGGCCCTCGGCTCCTCCAATCGGGCCAGGGGGTCGCGGTGCCGTTAAGAATTTTCGATTACGTGAAAATCCCGGTCGGCAGCCGGTTTACGGTGGGTAGTTCCGGATTGCTCGGGGACCGGTTTGTTTCGGTAACGATGCCAGCGGGCACGCCGACCGAGTTCATTGGCAAGGACACGGTGGTCGAAGGCACTCGCGAGACAGGCCTCGACGATCTCACTCGCGAGGGCGGCTTCCTGGTCAACGATCTGCGGACGGCCGTCCAGAATGTGAATGCCACCATCACCCGCCTGAACGACCAGGCGCTGTCGCCTGAGAACATGGAAAATCTCAAAGTCAGTATCGAGCATTTGAAAGCCACCACGACGGCGCTCGCCGCGTCCAGCCAGAAGATCGACGGAGTGATCGAGAAGGCGGGCGGAACGATGGAATCCGCGAAGAAAGCGGCGGACGATGTCCAGGTGGCCATTGCCGATGCTCGCAAGACAATTCAAGCGGCGACCCAGGTTTTCCAGCAGGCGACAAATGGCAAAGGGATGTTGGCCACGTTGATGAACGACCAGGGCCTTGCCAAAGATCTGCGCGCGCTGGTCAGCAACCTGCGAGCGCATGGCGTTCTTTTCTATCGCGACAGCGCCGCGAAAGATGAGGCGCGCACCGCGGTCGAACGCGAACAGAACCCGCCGCGCAAACCCGCGAAACGCTGA
- a CDS encoding PIN domain-containing protein, whose amino-acid sequence MTPLLTVNLLRALFVTFCGAIGGIVTAEIQGNSVPGVLIGVVFGLVIVLADRLLKGLSLRAFSSATFGLLLGLLFANLLVASDILRYQSDGVQWAARLVVYCAFGYLGMMLAMRSNRDEFSLIIPYVRFARETTQHEPIVVDTNIIIDGRIAELCATGFLSRALIVPRFVLSELQTLADSRDSLKRERGRRGLEILNKLQQSRELELTIHETTGDADLSTDARLVRTAKVLQARLLTNDVALCQVARLQQVGTLNLADLARALRPNAVAGDELELSLVKEGREAHQAVGYLPDGTMIVVNHARAYLGKVATIVVSSALQTGAGRLIFAELKAGDSRPPALEKAGS is encoded by the coding sequence ATGACACCGCTGCTCACCGTTAATCTGTTGCGGGCGCTGTTTGTCACCTTCTGCGGCGCGATCGGCGGAATTGTCACCGCGGAAATCCAGGGAAACTCGGTCCCGGGAGTTTTGATCGGAGTGGTTTTTGGGCTCGTCATCGTTTTGGCCGACCGTCTTCTCAAGGGTCTTTCGCTCCGCGCCTTTTCGTCCGCGACTTTTGGGCTGCTGCTCGGGCTGCTCTTCGCGAATCTCCTCGTCGCTTCCGACATCCTTCGTTACCAAAGCGACGGAGTGCAATGGGCGGCGCGGCTCGTTGTCTATTGCGCCTTCGGTTATCTCGGCATGATGCTGGCCATGCGCAGCAATCGCGACGAATTCTCGCTCATCATTCCTTACGTCCGCTTCGCACGAGAGACGACGCAACACGAGCCGATCGTCGTCGACACCAACATCATCATTGATGGCCGGATCGCCGAGCTTTGCGCCACCGGCTTCCTCAGCCGCGCCCTTATCGTTCCGCGCTTTGTTCTCAGCGAATTGCAGACCCTGGCTGACTCCCGCGATTCTCTGAAACGCGAACGAGGCCGGCGCGGCCTCGAAATCCTGAACAAGCTCCAGCAATCCCGCGAGCTGGAACTGACCATCCATGAAACAACCGGCGACGCCGACCTTTCCACTGACGCGCGCCTGGTCCGCACCGCCAAGGTTCTCCAGGCGCGCTTGCTCACGAACGACGTGGCGCTTTGCCAGGTCGCGCGCCTCCAGCAGGTTGGCACGCTGAACCTGGCCGATCTCGCCCGGGCGTTGCGTCCGAATGCGGTAGCGGGGGATGAGCTGGAATTGAGTCTCGTCAAGGAAGGCCGGGAAGCGCACCAGGCGGTCGGTTATCTCCCGGATGGAACCATGATCGTGGTGAACCATGCGCGCGCCTACCTTGGGAAAGTGGCGACGATTGTCGTTTCCAGCGCCCTTCAAACTGGCGCGGGCCGGTTGATCTTCGCGGAGCTGAAAGCGGGCGACTCACGTCCGCCGGCCCTCGAAAAAGCCGGGAGCTAG
- a CDS encoding FkbM family methyltransferase has product MKALRKLVKYVLPFGVVEIMRNRRRLHELGRDLSIADWWRSDWLLHEAEITGLTLFPPGHWPGLRYVVDIGANVGQWSNAFLDLVSPEKLIMVEPGPVAFAKLQEKFGRRPNVELHNVAIGAENGTTTLRVTRDSTGASVLPPREEMRELIGGNWTVESEVECPVRTLDSLLSGLPEISLLKIDVQGYEREALAGAAETLARTKFVLIELNYLPQYVGGSWFGEIHELLTGKYGFILVDATKPLCLNGRASMSDGLYVNEKLVPNFAKRDFF; this is encoded by the coding sequence GTGAAAGCGCTTCGCAAACTGGTGAAATACGTCTTGCCGTTTGGCGTCGTGGAAATCATGCGCAACCGGCGTCGCTTGCACGAGCTGGGGCGCGATTTGTCCATCGCCGATTGGTGGCGGAGCGACTGGCTCCTGCACGAAGCGGAGATTACCGGGCTCACGCTCTTTCCGCCCGGTCATTGGCCGGGTCTGCGTTACGTCGTCGATATCGGCGCGAACGTGGGCCAATGGAGCAATGCTTTTCTCGACCTGGTTTCGCCCGAGAAATTGATCATGGTCGAGCCGGGGCCGGTCGCCTTCGCGAAGTTGCAGGAAAAGTTTGGTCGCCGGCCAAACGTCGAGCTGCACAACGTCGCCATCGGCGCCGAGAATGGCACCACGACGCTGCGCGTCACTCGCGATTCGACCGGCGCCTCGGTCCTCCCGCCGCGCGAGGAAATGCGGGAGCTGATCGGCGGCAACTGGACCGTTGAGTCGGAGGTGGAATGCCCGGTCCGAACGTTGGACAGCCTTCTCTCGGGTTTGCCGGAGATTTCGCTGCTCAAGATTGATGTGCAGGGATACGAAAGGGAAGCGCTCGCCGGCGCCGCGGAGACTTTGGCGCGAACGAAATTCGTCCTGATCGAACTGAACTACTTGCCCCAATACGTTGGGGGCTCGTGGTTCGGCGAAATCCACGAACTGCTGACGGGCAAATATGGTTTCATCCTGGTGGACGCGACCAAGCCTCTTTGCCTGAACGGCCGCGCTTCGATGTCGGACGGCCTTTATGTGAACGAGAAGCTCGTCCCGAATTTCGCCAAACGGGATTTTTTCTGA
- the trpS gene encoding tryptophan--tRNA ligase: MRILSGIQPTGILHIGNYFGMMRPAIQLQETKGNETFYFIADYHALTTIDNPETLRANSRQVALDFLACGLDVTRNALFRQSDVPEVTELTWILSTVTPKGLLERAHSYKDKVARGLPASAGLFTYPLLMAADILIYDSDLVPVGKDQKQHLEMTRDMTTKFNETFGGGLKLPEPYIQSTTETVPGVDGQKMSKSYGNTIDIFGNEKETRKRIMSMVTDSKPVEAPKDAASSTIFQLYSLLATPAEIEEMRGRFEKGGTGYGDFKKQLFEKLWMYFEPMRKRREEILKEPGYIDEVLKRGAARANEEAGKVMKRVRAAVGLA; encoded by the coding sequence ATGCGCATCCTCTCTGGCATTCAACCGACCGGCATTCTCCATATCGGGAATTATTTCGGGATGATGCGTCCAGCGATCCAGCTCCAGGAAACGAAGGGAAACGAGACGTTTTATTTCATCGCGGATTACCACGCTCTGACCACGATCGATAATCCGGAGACGCTCCGGGCGAACAGCCGCCAGGTAGCACTGGACTTCCTCGCCTGCGGCCTCGACGTCACCCGGAACGCGCTCTTTCGGCAAAGCGACGTGCCGGAGGTGACAGAGCTCACCTGGATTCTGTCGACCGTGACGCCGAAAGGTCTTCTCGAGCGCGCTCATTCCTACAAGGACAAGGTCGCGCGTGGCCTTCCGGCCTCGGCGGGACTCTTTACTTACCCGCTCTTGATGGCGGCCGACATTCTGATCTACGACAGCGACCTAGTTCCGGTGGGAAAAGACCAGAAGCAGCATCTCGAGATGACGCGCGACATGACGACCAAGTTTAACGAGACGTTCGGAGGCGGCCTCAAGCTTCCCGAACCGTACATTCAAAGCACGACGGAAACAGTCCCCGGGGTGGACGGCCAGAAAATGAGCAAAAGCTACGGGAATACGATCGATATTTTCGGAAACGAAAAGGAAACGCGGAAGCGAATCATGAGTATGGTGACGGATTCGAAGCCGGTGGAAGCGCCGAAAGACGCGGCCAGCTCCACGATCTTCCAGCTCTATTCCCTGCTGGCGACGCCCGCCGAGATCGAGGAAATGCGCGGCCGCTTTGAGAAGGGTGGGACCGGTTACGGCGATTTCAAGAAGCAGCTTTTCGAAAAGCTTTGGATGTATTTCGAACCGATGCGCAAACGCCGGGAAGAAATCCTGAAGGAGCCCGGTTACATCGACGAGGTGCTTAAGCGCGGCGCAGCTCGCGCGAACGAGGAAGCTGGCAAAGTAATGAAGCGCGTGCGCGCCGCCGTGGGACTCGCTTAG